The Halopelagius inordinatus genomic interval GAGAGTCGACTTCGACTCCCGTCCCACCCCCTGTCGTGGCGTGTCCAATCGGTCTCTCACACTACTCCGATATAAAGTTAAAGGAGAAATTAACCAAACCGTGATATAGTTGGTTTGCTATTAATACCACGTTTAAGTACCGTTTAAGAGGGGTACGCCGACGCGTATCCGCACTCGACGGTAAAACAGCCGTTCTGTGCGATAACAGACACCACGCACGAACCGATTCGTCGGACGTACTTCGACGCGCGCGCAGTCGTGCAACACCGCCGGTGTGGAGGGTGCTCCGTCTCTGCACTCGATGCCGCGCGTGCGGTAAGAAGATAGTGATGGAGCTTCGACTTCGCGTTTACCGAGGGCGCGAAACCACCGTCGAACGTTTCGTGACGGCGCTTCGGACCGTTCGCCTCACCAGCCGTTCTTGCGGACGGTTTATCGGAGATGGCGTCTACACGGGCCAGACCCGTCGTTCTCTAATGTCAAATTAGCAAAGACAACACGTTTATCACGGTTCTTATTCAGGACATTTGAATCATCGGGATTATGTTAGTACACAAAGTATTTATCGCGCAGACGAGTGCAGTTCTGTTGTACCCCTGCCCATGGTGACATCCGCGAGTAACTCCCTCCGAGTCCGATAAGTCGGGCGCCGTGTGGGAATCCAGGCTGGACGAAAGCAGGTGTTGCCGACAGAGAAAAACCCCCTAACTATGACAAGCAAGAAAAAGCAGTTCCGCGCGATATTCCTCGCGGCGCTGATGGTGCTCTCCGTCTTTGCGGGCACCGTCGCGCTCTCGGGATCCGCAGCGGCTGTTAGTGGTGCTTCCGTCGATACGTTCTCCCCTACGGAGCTCGACGAAGATACCACTAACACGCATAACGTGAACGTATCGTTCTCCGACTATAATAACGCCAGTACCGACGACAACATCACCGTCTCGATTCCTGACCTCGAGGGCCTCTCGCTCAGCGGAGAGAACCTCCGCGTCGAGAACTCCTCTGGCGGTGCCATCACTAACTCCACGACGCTCGTGGACACGAACGACGACGGAGACAACGACGCGCTGAACGTCACCGTCTCTCCCACGGGCTCCGAGATGCCCGTCACCGGTGCTGAGACAATCTACCTGAACGGTACCTTCGACGTTGACACGCCGTCGGTTAACACGAACACCGACGCCACAGTCACGTTCGACATCGAGGACGACAGTGGTACTGGTGACGCAACGGCATCCGCGTCGCAGCCCGTCAGTATCACCAACGCGGACGCCAGCGCAACTGGCGCACCGAGCCTCGTGTCGGCAACTCACTACGACACCAACGCTGACAGCGGCGTCCAGAGCACCGTCGTGGAAGTTGCATTTAACGAAGAGATGCAGAACGTCGACGACATGTCGCTGTACGTCGACGACGAGGCTGTGGATCTCGGCGCGGGAGCGTTCTCGCAGCCGAGTGACGGCCGCGTCATCATCGACACCGGGAGCGACCTGAACACGGGCGACGTCACGCTCAACGTTCCCGATTCGGTTACCGATACCGACGATAACAGCGTCCGAAGCAACAGTCTCGACGACGACAACAACGTCAGTGTCACCGTCGCGACTGTCTCGATCGACAGCGACACCGGTATGAGTAACCCGGTCAACACCTACCAAGGTGAGAACGTCGCAGTGCTCGGTTCCGGTCTCGACACGGACGTCGAAGTCGAAGGCGACGACTCGAACTACGCCTTCTCCGGTTCCACTGGCACGAACAGCCAAGTCTTCGTGTTCAACACGACGAACCGAGAGATCGACCAGTACAACTTCTCGATCGGTCAGGCGAGCCCGAACGCGGCAATCGACGTCCGTGACCTCGGCTTCAACATGACCATCGACGACCTCAACGTCACCGACGAGGACTCCATCGAGGGTGAGGTTACCGCCAACGCTGGTAACCGACCCATCGAACTGACTCTCGTCGACGACGACGATGACGACGTCGAGACGATCGGTGCCACCCTGGACGGCCAGGGTGAGTACGACTTCGAGTTCGACCTCGAAGAGCTCGACGTCGACACGGGCGAATACACGATCGAAGCGCGCGACAACAACTCCGGCGTCACCGACACCTCCTCGACGATCAACGTCGCGGAAGCCGGTGAAGGCACGGCTAACTTCGAGAGCAGCATCGTCACCGAAGCGCGCGGTGACGTTGTCGAGATGAACATCACGATGGAGAACACCGACACCGCGACGGTGACCATCGGTAGCGACGACGTCGGCTTCCTCGCCGACGCGACCGTCCAAGACGACGACGACGACGGTGTCGTCACGCTCCAGTTCAACACGTGGGAAGCGCAGGACGGCGCTGACGGCGACGCCTTCTCCGTCGAGAGCGACGACGACGAGCTCGAAAGCTCCAACATCGAGATCGGCGTCAACTCGCTCCTCGACGCGGGCGACTACGACCTGGAAGTCCGCTCCGGCACCAACGCCGACGACGACTCCCAGAACGTCGCGACGCTCGTCCTCGAAGAGCGCGAGACGCGCAGCCTCAACACGTGGACTGCCTCGCAGGGTGCCGACCTCGGCGACAAAGAAGAAGTCTACGAGGCGGCTCAGAACGGGAACCTGACGGTAACTCAGGACATCGCCTTCGGTGACCGCGTCGTTCAGCAGGTGAACGCATCCGGTCTCGCAGGCCCCCTCGAAGCGCAGGACAACGACGAGGTTGCCAGCCAGCTCTTCGCTGCTGACAACATCAACTACACGGTCGAACAGACCGAAGCAGGCACGAACCGCGATCCGTTCGCGCTCCGACTGAACGACAGTAACACGGACGTCATCGCAGACGCGGAGAACGACACGTACTTCGTCGTCTACGAACCGAGCGACGTCCAAGCGTACGTGGACGACAACGAGAACGGCGAGTTCGACGATGGTGAAGACATCGTCACTAACCGTCTCGACGACGAGGAAGCCCTCACGGGCAACTTCACGGTCCTCGAGGACGACGGTAACCTCGCAGACGAAGACCAGACGGTCGAGTCTGACTACGAGTTCAGCACGGCTGAACACGACATGGACGAACCCGTCGAGGTGGCGGCCGCAGAGAACCAGACGATAGAGGGCACGACTACCGTCGCGCCCGGTACGGAACTCCAGATTCGTGTCCGCAGTGACGATGGCACGAGTCCGAGCTTCCTGAAGACGTCGACCGTCTACGTCACCGAGAACAGAACGTACGACGCGCAGTTCGACTTCAGCGAGCAGAACGTCAACGACAGCTTCACGGTCACCGTCTCCGGTGGCCCGTCCGAGGCCGACTCTCTGGAAGCCGACGGTAGCGTCGTCGAAGGCGGCGAGAACCAGACCGAAACCGGCACCGCTGGTACGGAGACCGAGACCACGGTGACCGAGACCACCACCGAGGGTGGCGAAACCACGACGGCCGCAACCACCGAGGGTGGCGAAACCACGACGGCCGAGGCTGGAACTGACGGCACCGGCGAAGAAACGGGCACCGGTACGCCCGGCTTCGGCGTGGTCGTCGCACTCGTCGCACTCCTCGCTGCGGCACTCCTCGCAGTCCGCCGCGACTAACGACAGCTAACCACCGGAGTTCGCTCCGGCCCTTCGAATTTCTTTCTTTCGGCACTCGACCCGGTAGTGACGGCGGTTCTCTCTGAGTGGAGGACGGACACTCTCACACCGAACGCCGAATCGGCGACTCACCCGCGTCACCGGAGGGACCCGCCTGCGTCGCAGCGAACGCGTTGTAGACACTCGACGGAGGTACAGCGGAGAGAGACGACGCGCGACTCGGAACTCACGTCGTCGAAAGTTGACTCTCCGAACGAGGGAACGACGCTGTCCGTCGGCCCGCCCTCGGAGACGGCCGGTGTCGGTACCTCAGTGAAGCGGGTCACAGAGGTGGTGCTGACGACGCAGCCGGTATCCCGCGTCGTCCACCCGAGAGGCACTCAAAGAGAGAGTGTGCTCTGAGGAGAGTGTGGCCGACATCCACCTCGGGCGAGGATTCCGTGAGGAATAGTGGGGCTACGCGTTTCCTCTGACCCATACGAAGTATCTGAAGCCACTGATGCTCCCTAGGTGACCGAAGACGGTGCTTTCCAGCGCGTACAGCCCTTCCAACGGCACGTCCTCGGATATACACCGGAACATCGACCCGTCTCTGGTGCGAACGAGACACGGATCATCTCGCCGACGTCATCGGACGTCCCTAAACGGGATTCGAGAACTCACGCACCTGCATCGGGGGCGTCCGACCCTCAGGGGCTTCCGACGTCGTTTTGGCCCGAGGAGCGGGCACCACCACGATAGGCGATGTCGCTCTCTTTCCTGAGAGCGATAGAACGATTCGTCGGCGTCACTCCGCACGCGAAACCGGGTGATTCGTCGAAGTACGCGAATATCCACTTGACGTCCCCCGCCGCCTCCTCGGGTAAGTCCGCCAACGTGCACATCGCAGGCAGACTCTCGTAGAGCTGTTCCGGTGAGATGCCCGTCAGTTTCGAGCTTCCCGACCCGCCGACGGAGTAGCGTCTGCTCGGGGCGTTCTCGTACTTCCCTTTGGCTAGTATCCAGCAGACGTTCTCCTGCGGGCGGTCTTCTCGGACGGTGTAGACGCCAGGTTCGATCCTCCGGCGGCCGAACGCGTGGAGAATCCAATCGTATATCGCTCGCGGTACGCTCTGTCGAACGCTGTTCGTCTTCGAGAAATCGATCTGCTCGAGCAGTGTTCGGTTCTTCTCTACGAAGAGCGTCGCGGCCGCCCTCTCGTCGCCCGCCAGATACGAGACGGAGACGAACCGTCCCCCCGAGTTCGAGCGCGTCGTATTCCCCGAACCGGTCACCGTGATACGCCGAATATCTCGTCGCTCTTCGAGCGAAAGGTCCGCCTTGTGAATCCCGGTTTCGGGGCCTCGCTTCAGCAGTTCGTACGATTCTGTCATGGGCGTCTGGTAACCGTCGTGTGGTACGATCGAAACACGGCTGCGTGATCGAGTACGGAAATAGGGGAACCGAAAGGCCGAGCGGAGGGAGACCCTCCGAAATCTCGGGTAGTTAGTCGCGGCGGACAGCGAGGAGCGCCGCGGCGAGAAGTGCCGTCAGAGCGACGACCACGCCGAATCCGGGCGTGCTCGTCTCAGTCGGCTCTTCGGTCGCGGGCTCTTCGGTGGCCGGGGCTTCGGTCGTTTCCGGAGCCTCGGTCGTGTCCGGCGCGTCCGTCGTGACGGGCTCGTCGGTGACCGTCGCCGTGCCGTCGTCGGTCACGGTTTCGGTCGTGCTGGAGCCTTCGGCGACGGTGCCGTCGACTTCCTCACGGGGTGCTGCACTGCTGCCCGTGACGCGGATGTTGTACTCGTCACCGGGGTTCTGCTCGCTGAAGTCGAACTCAGCGGAGAACGTGTTGTTCTCGGTGACGTAGACGGTCGACGTCTTCAGGAAGCTCGGGCTGGTGCCGTCGGCGCTGCGGACGCGGATCTGCAGTTCCGTACCCGGAGCGACGTTGGAGTCACCTTCGACGATCTGACCCGCAGCGTTCGAGACGTTGTACGGGTCGTCGAGGCTGTGTTCGCCCTCGATGAGGTCGAAGTCGGTCGTCGTGCTCTCTTCGCTGTCAGAGAGGTTGCCGTCCGCCTCTTCGACGGTGAAGTTGGCCGTGATGCCGTCGTCAGCACCGAAGTCGACCGAGTTGCCACCGCGGAGTGCGGCGAGGTCGCTGTCGTCGGAGTCGAACACGATGAAGTACGTGTCGTTCTCAGAGTCGCCGACAACTGCCGCGTTGTCGCTCACGTTGAGCGAGTACGCTTCGCGGTTCGCCGGTGCGGTGGTCTGGTTGAACGTGAGGTTGAACTCTTCGTTACCGAAGAACTGTTCGCGGGACTCGTAGATACCGCCGAGACCCGAGGCGGTGACCTGCGTGATGACGTAGTCACCGTGCGCGATGTCGCTGTCCTGCGTGAGGTTACCGCTCTCGAGCGCCTCGTTCACTTCGTCGAGGTCGCTGAGGTCGGTGTCGTCGGACGCGGTCCACATCTGGACCGACTCCGTGTTGCGCTCTTCGAGGACGAGCGTCGCGACGTTCTGGGAGTCGTCGTCGGCGTTCTGCGTGGCGCGGACTTCCAGGTCGTAGTCGCCCGCGTCGAGGAGCGTCGAGACCTGGTTGTTCGCGTCGATGTCGGACTTGACGATCGAGTCGTCGCTGTCGTCGACATCGAAGACGTCGGCCGTAGCGGACGTTCCGCCGGCGACGTTGATCGCTTCCCACGTGTTGAAGAGAATGACGACTTCGCCGTCGTCGTTCTCGTCTTCGACGGTCACGTTAGCGAGGAAGCCGACGTCCTCGCTGCCGATGTTGACCGTCGCGTAGTCGCTGTTCGAGACGGTGACCGGAATCTCGACGACGTCACCGCGCGCTTCGGTGATGACGGAGCTTCCGAAGTTCGCATCCCCGTCCTGAGCGTCGTCGACGTTGACCGTCGACGATTCGACGCTCACACCGGAGTCGAGGTCGGTCACCTTGACCGTGTACTCGCCGGTGTCGTCGGAGGAGAACTCCGAGCTGTCGAACGTGAAGTCGTACTCACCCTGGCCGTCGAGGCTGGGGTTGGAGATGTTGACGAACTCGTCTTCGTCGCTGTCGAGGAGCTGGATCGAGAGATCACGGTTGCCCGCGTTGGCGGACGCCGTGCCCTCGAGGGCGTCGTCGGTCGTGATGTTCTGGTCGTCGAGTTCGACGTTCAGACCCAGGTCGCGAACGGTGAGCGTCGCGTTCTGGCTCTGGTTGTTGTCGAAGACGAACTCGTAGTCTCCGAGGTCGCGGTTCTCCGTGTTGAACACGAACACCGTACTGTTGGTGCCGGTGGAACCACTGAAGGAGTACGTCGCGTCGTCGTCGGTGGCTTCGACGTCTATCGATTCGCTGAGGTTGTTAGCCTCGACGGCGACGTACGAGCCCTTGTAGGCGTTCTTCGTGTCGCCCTGGCCGAGCGTGACGGACGCGAAGACGACGCTCTTGTCGCCCGCGTTCGCGAGCGTGGCACCGTTTTCGGCGTCCTGAATGTTGCCGGAGAGATCGATTTCGATGTCCTCGGACTTGATCGCGGACGAAGTCTCGATGACGACGCGGCCGTCATCATCTTGGGAAATACCATTCCAGACGTCAGCCGTGACGTTGTCACCATCGTCGAGGATGGTGAAGTTCGCCTGCGTCAGGCTGGAGGAGTTGATCTGTTCGTCGAACGGTACTTCGATGACGGTGTCACCATTACTATCTTCGTAGTGAACCGCACCGCCCGCGTAGTTGGGGGCGGTTCCGTCGGGTGCAGCTGCGGACGCTCCCGTGAACGCGACGGTGCCTGCAAAGACGGACAGGACCATCAGCGCCGCGAGGGCGACTGCGCGGATCTGCTTTTGTTTGCTTGTCATGTTGGGTAGGTCGCAAGTCGGCAACAGCATCTTTCGGTCGCCCTAGGGTCTGAACGCCCGACGTTCGGACTTGGACGACGGTACTCGGTGATGTCACCTTTGGGTAGGGGTAGCCGAACAGCGGCGACGGTACATTAAATGTTTTGTGTATCTCTGCCCAAATTGACAGTGAAAAGTAATGATGGGGTGAGCTCCTCTTATCGCCCCGATCCGCTGAGTTGAGAAGCTCTCGGGCCACTTCCGAGTGTGCGAGGCAGCACGAGGCGGGAAAACGCCTCGTAACAGCGGGGTGCCATTCTAAACATTAGATTAGTCGCGTGCGGGCGTCTATCTATCCGGTCCTATCACCGGGACCAGTAATATTACGAATAAGTATAATAGGGCCGAAAAATTGTTCAATCAATTTACCATCCACTTAGAACAAGATATATGCACGATTTGGCATCTATTTAGTCTCAAATGTCAGATAGATGTAGAACGAGCGAGAGGAGTTCACAGTCGGGGTCTCTTCCGATCGACCGCCGGTCTCTGTTGAAAGGAATCGGTGCCGCGGGGCTGATTGGAGCGGGGACGGCGACCGCCAGCGCGGGCGATTCCGGAACCTCCGGGTCCGACGGCGGATTCACCGCGGTCGAGGCGACCGCTTCGGACGTCCTCGACGCGATCGAGAGCGGGGAGGCGACGGCCGAATCGATCGTCGAGCAGTACCTAGAGCGGATCGAGGTCTACGACGAGGCGCTCGACGCGATTATCACCGTGAATCCCGACGCGGTCGAACGCGCCGAAGAGCTCGATGCGAAATACGAGGATTCGGGGGCCGTCGGTCCGCTACACGGCGTCCCGGTCGTCCTGAAGGACAACTACGATACCGGTGACATGCCGACGACCAACGGCTCGCTCTCGATGAAGGAGTCTCAGCCGCCGGACGACGGGTTCCTCGTCCAACAGCTCCGTGAAGCGGGCGGCGTCGTCGTCGCCAAAGCCAACCTCGACGAGTTCGCCCGCGGGATAGAGGGCAGTAGCTCGTACGGGGGCCAGACGCGCAACGCCTACGCGCTCGGTCGCAATCCGAGCGGTTCCAGCGCCGGGACCGGAGCCTCGATCGCGGCGAGTCTCGGGGTGATCGGTACCGGCTCGGACACCTGCGGATCGATTCGCAACCCGTCGGCGTTCGGAAGCCTGGTCGGCATCCGACCGACGCTCGGGCTACTGAGCCGCGATGGTATCGTCCCGTTGAACTTAGAGCGAGACACGGGTGGTCCGATGTGCCGGACGGTTCACGATGCGGCGCTCGCGTTGGACGTGATGGCTGGGTACGATCCGAACGACCCGATCACGGCCCGCGGAGCGGACGAAATCCCGGCCGAAGACGACCAGACGCCCGAAGACAGCTACACCGAGTACCTCGACGAGGACGGACCCGACGGGGTACGAGTCGGCGTTCTCCGCGATTTCTTCGGGCCCGAAGAGGAGATTCTCGAAGGAGACGAAGGAGACGAAGAAGACGAGTACGACCTGACCGTAGCGGAAGCCAAAGCGGAGGCGGTGCAGGTGACCGCCGTCATCGAGACCGCGCTCCACGATATGAGCTCCGAGGGAGCGGAGATCGTCGAGTTAGACACCGTTCCGAACCTCGACGAACTCCTCGAAGAGGCCGACTCGCCCGATCCGTTCAAACAGGATCTCAACGCCTACCTCGAAGACGTCGACAACGAGTACGACACGCTCGAAGAGATAGTCGAGTCGGACAAGTACTCCTGCGACAAAGCCGAGAGTCTTCGCGAGTCCGAGAAAGAGGAGGACCCGAACGTCCGAGAGACCGACGAGTTCAAGGCCGCCGTGGCCGGAAAGTTCGCCCTTCGAGACGCGGTCGAGGGGCTGATGTTGGAGGAGGACGTCGACGTCTTGGCGTACCCGACGCTCTCGCATCCGCCGGCGGAGATCGGAGCGGAACAACCCGGCTCGAACTGTTCGCTGAGCGCGTATTCGAGACTTCCCGCCATCGTGGTGCCGGCGGGGTACACCGAAGACAAGACGCTTCCGGTCGGCTTGGAACTGCTCGGCTTCGAGTTCGACGAACCGACCCTCATAGAGGCCGCGTACGCGTACGAACAAGCAACTGAGAACCGCGAGCAACCGGACGGGTTCGGCCCGCTACCCGCCGAAGCGCCCGACGTCCCGAGCCCGGACTACACCGTGGATCTCGCGACGGAGGACTGCTGATCCGTCTCGCGACCCGGTAAATGAGGTAACGGTCCCAAAGAACGAAAGCGGGACCCGAACGGCAGTTCCACTGTAGGAGTGTAACGGTCGGGAGAATGCCCGGGGCGGGCTCCGAACCCGCGATCTCCGCATGACTCAGGTCCGAGGCTCGGCGGGCCCCGATTGCACGCGGAGGCTTCCAAGGCGATACCGCACCGAATCTCAGAAACCCTATGAGTGCGGCGCTATGTCCAGCTAAGCCACCCGGGCTCACTCTCTCGTTGTGCGATGAGTCTCTTTAACCTTCTCATCCGTCTCCGGTTGATTCCATGTCAGCACACCTCGTGACACGGCTGATCACCCGCGGATTTATCAACAGGCACGGGGACAACGAATCTATGAGTCAACCGCAGATCGTCCAATCCGCCCTGGGCGGGGAGACCGTTGTCGCACGCATCGGTCTCGGCGGCGAAGACGAACTGTACGCGACGCCGACGCGGACGTTCGTCTACAGGGCCGAAGGTCTCCTCTCGGACGAGTCCGTAGAGGAGTACCCCCACGACGCAGAGCGAGTGACGGTCTCCGAGGGCCGACGGAAAGCGAAAGTGACGCTCGATTACGGTCTCGACGGGTCGGAGACGTTCGCACTCCCGGCGAAGCATCTCGACCGAGCGCTCCACCCCATCGTGGAGGGCGTCCTCAAGGCGAACGGAATCCTCGACGAGGAGGAGTCGATGGAGCGACTGTTCAGGTTCAGCGAACTCACGCTCGTCGTCGCGGGCGCGCGGGTCGTCAGGCACATCGGGAGCGGTCTCTGGGACGAAGAGTACGAGGAGTACCGCTACGAGGACGTGACGGACCTCACGTTCGAGAACGGCAGCGTCGCCACCTCCGTCGTCCTCACCGTCGGCGGCCGACAGGAGCGGTTCAAGACGCCGAACGAAGACGCCCGCGCGGTCCGAGAAGCTCTCGAATCGACGCTGCTCGGGTACTGGGGCGTCTCGACGCTCGACGAACTCCGCGCCGCCAACGAACCCGAGGACGAGGACCCCGCAGAGACGAGCGAGGTGTCGTTCGGCGACGGGCCGGACCCTCTGAGCGCGAATCCGGCGGAGTTGTCGGACGAACCGAAGAACGCGACGCGGGACGACGCGTCCGAAACGCG includes:
- a CDS encoding DUF7827 domain-containing protein; its protein translation is MTSKKKQFRAIFLAALMVLSVFAGTVALSGSAAAVSGASVDTFSPTELDEDTTNTHNVNVSFSDYNNASTDDNITVSIPDLEGLSLSGENLRVENSSGGAITNSTTLVDTNDDGDNDALNVTVSPTGSEMPVTGAETIYLNGTFDVDTPSVNTNTDATVTFDIEDDSGTGDATASASQPVSITNADASATGAPSLVSATHYDTNADSGVQSTVVEVAFNEEMQNVDDMSLYVDDEAVDLGAGAFSQPSDGRVIIDTGSDLNTGDVTLNVPDSVTDTDDNSVRSNSLDDDNNVSVTVATVSIDSDTGMSNPVNTYQGENVAVLGSGLDTDVEVEGDDSNYAFSGSTGTNSQVFVFNTTNREIDQYNFSIGQASPNAAIDVRDLGFNMTIDDLNVTDEDSIEGEVTANAGNRPIELTLVDDDDDDVETIGATLDGQGEYDFEFDLEELDVDTGEYTIEARDNNSGVTDTSSTINVAEAGEGTANFESSIVTEARGDVVEMNITMENTDTATVTIGSDDVGFLADATVQDDDDDGVVTLQFNTWEAQDGADGDAFSVESDDDELESSNIEIGVNSLLDAGDYDLEVRSGTNADDDSQNVATLVLEERETRSLNTWTASQGADLGDKEEVYEAAQNGNLTVTQDIAFGDRVVQQVNASGLAGPLEAQDNDEVASQLFAADNINYTVEQTEAGTNRDPFALRLNDSNTDVIADAENDTYFVVYEPSDVQAYVDDNENGEFDDGEDIVTNRLDDEEALTGNFTVLEDDGNLADEDQTVESDYEFSTAEHDMDEPVEVAAAENQTIEGTTTVAPGTELQIRVRSDDGTSPSFLKTSTVYVTENRTYDAQFDFSEQNVNDSFTVTVSGGPSEADSLEADGSVVEGGENQTETGTAGTETETTVTETTTEGGETTTAATTEGGETTTAEAGTDGTGEETGTGTPGFGVVVALVALLAAALLAVRRD
- a CDS encoding DUF7827 domain-containing protein, with translation MTSKQKQIRAVALAALMVLSVFAGTVAFTGASAAAPDGTAPNYAGGAVHYEDSNGDTVIEVPFDEQINSSSLTQANFTILDDGDNVTADVWNGISQDDDGRVVIETSSAIKSEDIEIDLSGNIQDAENGATLANAGDKSVVFASVTLGQGDTKNAYKGSYVAVEANNLSESIDVEATDDDATYSFSGSTGTNSTVFVFNTENRDLGDYEFVFDNNQSQNATLTVRDLGLNVELDDQNITTDDALEGTASANAGNRDLSIQLLDSDEDEFVNISNPSLDGQGEYDFTFDSSEFSSDDTGEYTVKVTDLDSGVSVESSTVNVDDAQDGDANFGSSVITEARGDVVEIPVTVSNSDYATVNIGSEDVGFLANVTVEDENDDGEVVILFNTWEAINVAGGTSATADVFDVDDSDDSIVKSDIDANNQVSTLLDAGDYDLEVRATQNADDDSQNVATLVLEERNTESVQMWTASDDTDLSDLDEVNEALESGNLTQDSDIAHGDYVITQVTASGLGGIYESREQFFGNEEFNLTFNQTTAPANREAYSLNVSDNAAVVGDSENDTYFIVFDSDDSDLAALRGGNSVDFGADDGITANFTVEEADGNLSDSEESTTTDFDLIEGEHSLDDPYNVSNAAGQIVEGDSNVAPGTELQIRVRSADGTSPSFLKTSTVYVTENNTFSAEFDFSEQNPGDEYNIRVTGSSAAPREEVDGTVAEGSSTTETVTDDGTATVTDEPVTTDAPDTTEAPETTEAPATEEPATEEPTETSTPGFGVVVALTALLAAALLAVRRD
- a CDS encoding amidase; amino-acid sequence: MSDRCRTSERSSQSGSLPIDRRSLLKGIGAAGLIGAGTATASAGDSGTSGSDGGFTAVEATASDVLDAIESGEATAESIVEQYLERIEVYDEALDAIITVNPDAVERAEELDAKYEDSGAVGPLHGVPVVLKDNYDTGDMPTTNGSLSMKESQPPDDGFLVQQLREAGGVVVAKANLDEFARGIEGSSSYGGQTRNAYALGRNPSGSSAGTGASIAASLGVIGTGSDTCGSIRNPSAFGSLVGIRPTLGLLSRDGIVPLNLERDTGGPMCRTVHDAALALDVMAGYDPNDPITARGADEIPAEDDQTPEDSYTEYLDEDGPDGVRVGVLRDFFGPEEEILEGDEGDEEDEYDLTVAEAKAEAVQVTAVIETALHDMSSEGAEIVELDTVPNLDELLEEADSPDPFKQDLNAYLEDVDNEYDTLEEIVESDKYSCDKAESLRESEKEEDPNVRETDEFKAAVAGKFALRDAVEGLMLEEDVDVLAYPTLSHPPAEIGAEQPGSNCSLSAYSRLPAIVVPAGYTEDKTLPVGLELLGFEFDEPTLIEAAYAYEQATENREQPDGFGPLPAEAPDVPSPDYTVDLATEDC
- a CDS encoding DUF7115 domain-containing protein; amino-acid sequence: MSQPQIVQSALGGETVVARIGLGGEDELYATPTRTFVYRAEGLLSDESVEEYPHDAERVTVSEGRRKAKVTLDYGLDGSETFALPAKHLDRALHPIVEGVLKANGILDEEESMERLFRFSELTLVVAGARVVRHIGSGLWDEEYEEYRYEDVTDLTFENGSVATSVVLTVGGRQERFKTPNEDARAVREALESTLLGYWGVSTLDELRAANEPEDEDPAETSEVSFGDGPDPLSANPAELSDEPKNATRDDASETRAEDAPNAPNAPNAPNAPNAPDAPDAAESVGVAEGSAAAAQAVRADTAEEESTGASEADDEGEQGPPVQQAQPSTPDTEAADSVEAGFADSGFESAGPVDDDALVDEVAALRETVEAQGEEIRRQQELIEQLIEELRRGR